A single genomic interval of Corylus avellana chromosome ca10, CavTom2PMs-1.0 harbors:
- the LOC132163192 gene encoding E3 ubiquitin-protein ligase AIRP2 gives MGKPSFKDSLKALEADIQHANTLALDFPRENDGARLQMRLSYGPLAHLFLFLVQWTDCHLAGALGLLRILIYMTYADGKTTMSVYERKASIREFYAVIFPSLLQLHRGITDLDDRKQKEACNLRFKRQDELERGKLSEVDIEREEECGICMEVNSKVVLPNCSHTLCLKCYKEWRGRSQSCPFCRDSLKRVMSGDLWIYTDKCDVIDLSSILRENHKRLFMYIGKLPPVIPDHVIVPYDYHVR, from the exons ATGGGAAAGCCGTCGTTCAAGGATTCTCTGAAAGCGCTTGAAGCGGATATTCAGCACGCCAATACCCT GGCTTTAGATTTTCCAAGGGAGAATGATGGAGCACGTCTTCAGATGAGACTGTCCTACGGTCCACTTgctcacctttttctttttcttgttcaatGGACTGATTGTCACCTTGCTGGTGCACTTGGTTTGCTTAGAATTCTTATTTATATG ACCTATGCAGATGGCAAGACCACTATGTCTGTGTATGAAAGGAAAGCAAGCATTAGAGAATTTTATG CGGTGATATTTCCTTCTTTGTTGCAACTTCATAGAGGCATCACAGATTTGGACGATCGGAAGCAGAAAGAGGCATGTAACCTCAGATTCAAAAGACAGGATGAGTTGGAAAGGGGGAAACTCTCTGAAGTTGATATAGAAAGAGAAGAGGAGTGCGGGATTTGCATGGAGGTGAACAGCAAGGTTGTATTGCCAAATTGCAGCCATACTTTGTGTTTGAAGTGTTATAAGGAGTG GCGTGGGCGATCTCAGTCATGCCCCTTTTGTCGAGATAGCCTCAAAAGAGTAATGTCTGGTGACCTTTGGATCTACACAGATAAGTGTGATGTTATTGATTTATCATCAATACTGAGGGAGAATCATAAGAGACTGTTCATGTACATCGGTAAATTGCCTCCTGTTATCCCAGATCATGTGATTGTTCCATATGATTATCATGTTAGGTGA